The following proteins are co-located in the Thermoplasmata archaeon genome:
- a CDS encoding ABC transporter ATP-binding protein, whose amino-acid sequence MSELALRSIDLRKTYRSRGAPPVAALVGVSMEVRRGERVALLGRNGAGKTTFLKIASTLLRPTSGSVEIFGLDAVRTPDRARPYIAVVPQEGKPFSHLSPREQVYTYLRARGISRETAKARTEEALSRMGLQEIADRLSVTLSGGQRQRTMVATVIATEAPLLFLDEPTIGMDPFARREVWASLRELTQKGSTILLTTHYLDEAEVLSQRLYIVERGSVLVSGTAEDLKRSVGGTLRVSMPSGAGQLEAFRSFGECTADGSALTVIVLPHRLGELMDLAVERGLTATVGPVTLEEAFLKAVGRSIDED is encoded by the coding sequence GTGAGCGAGCTCGCGCTGCGGAGCATCGACCTGCGCAAGACCTACCGCTCGCGCGGGGCCCCTCCGGTGGCCGCGCTCGTCGGGGTGTCCATGGAGGTGCGCCGGGGCGAGCGCGTGGCGCTGCTCGGCCGCAACGGCGCGGGGAAGACCACGTTCCTGAAGATCGCCTCGACCTTGCTGCGCCCGACCTCTGGATCGGTCGAGATCTTTGGCCTCGACGCTGTGCGAACGCCCGACCGCGCGCGCCCGTACATCGCGGTCGTCCCGCAGGAAGGCAAGCCGTTCTCCCACCTCTCCCCGCGCGAGCAGGTGTACACGTACCTGCGGGCGCGGGGGATCTCCCGCGAGACCGCGAAGGCCCGCACCGAGGAGGCGCTGAGCCGCATGGGACTCCAGGAGATCGCCGATCGTCTCTCCGTGACGCTCAGCGGTGGGCAGCGCCAGCGCACGATGGTCGCGACGGTCATCGCCACGGAGGCGCCGCTCCTGTTCCTGGACGAGCCCACGATCGGCATGGACCCGTTCGCGCGCCGCGAGGTGTGGGCTTCGCTGCGGGAACTCACGCAGAAGGGCTCGACGATCCTGCTGACGACCCACTACCTGGACGAGGCCGAGGTCCTGAGCCAGCGCCTCTACATCGTCGAGCGGGGCTCGGTCCTCGTGAGCGGGACCGCAGAGGACCTCAAGCGCTCGGTCGGCGGCACCCTACGGGTGTCGATGCCGAGCGGGGCGGGCCAGCTCGAGGCGTTCCGCTCCTTCGGGGAGTGCACGGCGGACGGGAGCGCGCTCACCGTCATCGTGCTGCCGCACCGGCTGGGCGAGCTGATGGACCTCGCCGTCGAGCGCGGTCTCACGGCCACGGTCGGCCCCGTGACGCTCGAGGAGGCGTTCCTGAAGGCCGTGGGACGGTCGATCGATGAGGACTGA
- a CDS encoding SRPBCC domain-containing protein, with translation MPDDPLDPILVQVTIPLPLPMIHAAFTDPRQLTGWLADRARVEARVGGEYYLAWDGPVAFESTGRIRQLTPDVDIGFSWLGPTEFADLMNRPEPRTHVYVRLQESPEGIDVTLEHSGWGAGEAWEAARSFHFHLWDDRLHRLKDYLILAAYG, from the coding sequence GTGCCGGACGATCCGCTCGATCCGATCCTCGTCCAGGTCACGATCCCCCTCCCCCTCCCGATGATCCACGCCGCGTTCACGGACCCCCGGCAGCTGACGGGCTGGCTGGCCGACCGGGCGCGGGTGGAGGCGCGGGTCGGTGGGGAGTACTACCTCGCCTGGGACGGACCCGTCGCCTTCGAGAGCACCGGTCGGATCCGGCAGCTCACGCCGGACGTCGACATCGGCTTCAGCTGGTTGGGCCCGACCGAGTTCGCGGATCTGATGAACCGGCCCGAGCCGCGCACGCACGTCTACGTGCGGCTGCAGGAGTCGCCCGAGGGGATCGACGTGACGCTCGAGCACAGCGGCTGGGGCGCGGGCGAAGCGTGGGAAGCCGCCCGCTCCTTCCACTTCCACCTGTGGGACGACCGGCTGCACCGGCTCAAGGATTACCTGATCCTGGCCGCGTACGGCTAG
- a CDS encoding sulfurtransferase, translating into MAAYAHPDVLVDTAWLAEHLNDPKVRIAEVDYDPAANYELGHVPGSVLFDWRKDINDPIKRDILSSEALTALFHRAGVDPDTTLVLYGDFNNWFAAFAFWVFTYYGAKHLKILNGGRKKWIAEDRPLSKDVPKVPAGSFTAHAADAKLRAFLDDVRAALPEVKAGKLGLVDVRGPKEFSGEITAPPEYPTEHAQRGGHIPGAKNIPWAQAVQDDGTFKSRDELETLYGSKGITGQVPVITYCRIGERSSHTWFVLKYLLGYPDVRNYDGSWTEWGNLVRTPIEKA; encoded by the coding sequence ATGGCCGCGTACGCGCATCCGGACGTCCTGGTCGACACCGCATGGCTGGCCGAGCATCTCAACGATCCGAAGGTCCGGATCGCCGAGGTCGACTACGACCCGGCCGCGAACTACGAGCTGGGCCACGTGCCGGGCTCCGTGCTCTTCGACTGGCGCAAGGACATCAACGACCCGATCAAGCGTGACATCCTCTCCTCCGAGGCGCTCACCGCGCTGTTCCACCGGGCCGGAGTCGATCCCGACACCACGCTCGTCCTCTACGGCGACTTCAACAACTGGTTCGCCGCGTTCGCCTTCTGGGTGTTCACGTACTACGGCGCCAAGCACCTGAAGATCCTGAACGGGGGCCGCAAGAAGTGGATCGCCGAGGACCGGCCGCTATCCAAGGACGTCCCGAAGGTGCCGGCAGGCTCGTTCACGGCGCACGCTGCGGACGCCAAGCTGCGGGCGTTCCTGGACGACGTCCGCGCCGCCCTTCCCGAGGTGAAGGCCGGCAAGCTCGGCCTGGTCGACGTGCGGGGGCCCAAGGAGTTCTCCGGCGAGATCACCGCGCCCCCGGAGTATCCGACCGAGCACGCCCAGCGCGGGGGCCACATCCCCGGCGCGAAGAACATCCCGTGGGCCCAGGCCGTCCAGGACGATGGCACGTTCAAGAGCCGCGACGAGCTCGAGACCCTCTACGGCTCCAAGGGGATCACGGGGCAGGTGCCGGTGATCACGTACTGCCGCATCGGCGAGCGCTCGAGCCACACCTGGTTCGTCCTGAAGTACCTCCTCGGGTACCCGGACGTGCGCAACTACGACGGCTCGTGGACCGAGTGGGGGAACCTGGTCCGCACCCCGATCGAGAAGGCGTAG
- a CDS encoding ABC transporter permease: MATVEGRLPDVPTEGRALPAFGIVGWRWISRNPAVAITPVLLPFIFLYFLSLISPPSLLPLEIVGAMLFTMQNIGSWTLGDSAFWRIESSLQDLFVASPLSRVRYLFGIAFSNLIAMLPALAILTALLAWVGGARGVPLTPFGALALFVALFTLWVLFSSVGIAISSRIHTQREIWPVGNLTFTILGMLSPLYYPLAALPPLWQDVARFLPTTYAALLVQGALGITPATPTELALYAGLLAASAIVGLTITLRLYRWGEG; encoded by the coding sequence ATGGCGACCGTCGAGGGCCGCCTGCCCGACGTCCCGACCGAGGGCCGCGCGCTCCCCGCCTTCGGGATCGTGGGCTGGCGGTGGATCTCGCGGAACCCGGCGGTAGCGATCACCCCGGTGCTCCTGCCGTTCATCTTTCTGTACTTCCTCTCGCTGATCTCGCCGCCGTCGCTCCTGCCGCTCGAGATCGTCGGGGCGATGCTGTTCACGATGCAGAACATCGGCTCCTGGACGCTCGGCGACAGCGCGTTCTGGCGGATCGAGAGCTCGCTGCAGGACCTGTTCGTCGCGAGCCCGTTGAGCCGGGTCCGCTACCTGTTCGGGATCGCGTTCTCGAACCTGATCGCGATGCTGCCCGCGCTCGCGATCCTGACGGCGCTGCTCGCCTGGGTCGGCGGCGCGCGGGGGGTGCCCCTGACGCCGTTCGGCGCCCTCGCCCTCTTCGTGGCCCTCTTCACGTTGTGGGTCCTCTTCTCGTCGGTCGGCATCGCGATCTCGAGCCGGATCCACACCCAGCGGGAGATCTGGCCGGTGGGCAATCTCACGTTCACGATCCTCGGGATGCTGTCGCCGCTGTACTACCCGCTAGCGGCCCTCCCGCCGCTGTGGCAGGACGTGGCTCGGTTCCTGCCGACCACCTACGCCGCGCTGCTCGTCCAGGGGGCGCTCGGGATCACGCCCGCGACGCCGACCGAGCTGGCGCTCTACGCCGGGCTGCTCGCGGCGAGCGCGATCGTCGGGCTCACGATCACCCTGCGACTCTACCGGTGGGGCGAAGGGTGA